DNA from Helicobacter pylori:
TCAAAAGCGGTTTTAGTGGGTTTAGAAAAAGCGATTTTAGAAATGGCGCAACTCATCAAGCGATAAAATGGCTAAAAAGAAAATCGCGATCAGCTGTGGGGATATTCAAGGCGTAGGCTTAGAATTGATCTTAAAAAGCCATAAGGAAGTGAGCGCGATTTGTGAGCCGTTGTATCTCGTTCATAGCGAACTTTTAGAGCGAGCCAATCAATTGCTTCATAACGCTTATGAGACTAAAACGCTCAATGCGATCGCTATTGATGCCCCCTTACCCTTATTGAACTCTAGCACGATAGGCAAAGTCAGCGCTCAAAGCGGGGCGTATAGCTTTGAGAGTTTTAAAAAGGCTTGCGAGTTGGCGGATAGTAAAGAAGTGGATGGCATTTGCACTTTGCCTATCAACAAACTCGCATGGCAACAAGCTCAAATCCCTTTTGTGGGGCATACCGATTTTTTAAAACAACGCTACAAAGATCATCAAATTATTATGATGCTTGGGTGTTCAAAACTCTTTGTGGGGCTATTTAGCGATCATGTGCCTTTAAGCGCGGTTTCTCAGCTCATTCAAGTAGAAGCGTTAGTTAAGTTTTTATTAGCGTTTCAAAAAAGCACTCAAGCCAAAATCGTTCAAGTGTGTGGTTTTAACCCCCATGCGGGCGAAGAGGGATTGTTTGGGGAAGAAGATGAAAAGATTTTAAAAGCCATTCAAGAGAGCAACCAAACGCTAGGTTTTGAATGCTTTTTAGGGCCACTGCCGGCTGATAGCGCTTTTGCCCCTAATAAACGCAAAATAACCCCCTTTTATGTGAGCATGAGCCATGATGTCGGGCTAGCCCCTTTAAAAGCGCTCTATTTTGATGAAAGCATCAATGTGAGTTTGAACGCCCCCATTTTACGCGCTTCCACTGACCACGGCACAGCGTTTGATATTGCTTACCAAAATAAGGCGAACCATAAAAGCTATTTGAATGCGATCAAATACTTGGCTTAAAGGCTTTTTCTAAAAAAGGGGGCTTATTTTATTCAAAGCTTTAATTTTAGATCTCATCTCTTTATTCTTTATGCCAAGTATTTAATTTCCCATTCATGGGTATTTTTATCAATTCACTTTTTTATACCAATAAACTTTGTTCAATAAGATTTCTTAGGCTTGGCCAGTTACAAAACGATGAAACAAATTGCCTAATTTTAAAAAGGATTAAAAAGGATTAAAAAGGATTAAAAAGGATTAAAAAGGATTAAAAAAATAGCGCTCATTAGTTTTTGGTTTAAAGGCTTTAGAGTGTTGCTAACAAGGTATAATTCAAGCAAAAACACCAAAAGATAAAGACATGATTTTAAGCATTGAAAGTTCTTGCGATGACAGCTCTTTAGCCCTTACAAGAATAGAGGACGCCAAACTTATCGCTCATTTTAAAATCTCTCAAGAAAAGCACCACAGCTCTTATGGGGGCGTTGTGCCTGAGCTTGCATCGCGCTTGCATGCTGAGAATTTGCCGCTTTTATTAGAACGCGTTAAAATAAGCTTGAATAAGGATTTTTCTAAACTTAAAGCCATCGCTATCACTAATCAGCCAGGTTTGAGCGTTACTTTAATAGAAGGTTTGATGATGGCAAAAGCCTTGAGCTTGTCTTTGAATTTGCCCTTGATTTTGGAAGATCATTTGAGAGGGCATGTGTATTCGCTATTCATCAATGAAAAACAAACTCGCATGCCTTTAAGCGTTCTGCTAGTTTCTGGGGGGCATTCTTTGATTTTAGAGGCTAGAGATTATGAAGACATTAAAATCGTTGCCACGAGTTTGGACGATAGCTTTGGGGAGAGTTTTGATAAGGTTTCTAAAATGCTTGATTTAGGCTATCCAGGAGGCCCCATAGTGGAAAAATTAGCCCTTGATTATGCGCACCCAAACGAGCCTTTAATGTTCCCTATCCCTTTAAAAAACAGCCCGAATCTGGCTTTTAGCTTTTCAGGTTTAAAAAATGCGGTGCGTTTGGAGGTTGAAAAAAACGCCCATAATTTGAACGATGAGGTGAAACAAAAGATTAGCTATCATTTTCAAAGCGCGGCTATTGAGCATTTAATCCAGCAAACTAAACGCTATTTTAAAATCAAACGCCCTAAAATTTTTGGCATTGTGGGGGGAGCGAGCCAAAATTTGGCTTTAAGAAAGGCGTTTGAAAATTTGTGCGCTGAGTTTGATTGCGAGCTTGTTTTAGCCCCTTTAGAATTTTGCAGCGACAATGCCGCCATGATAGGGCGATCAAGCCTAGAGGCTTATCAAAAAAAACGCTTTGTCCCTTTAGAAAAAGCCGATATTTCGCCAAGAACGCTACTAAAAAAGGCTTTTGAGTGAATGGATACAAAAAGAAAGTGCATAATCAAACGCCCTAAAATTTATCAACCTTTTATCTGTATTTGAGATGATTATTGAATAAAAGCACATTAAACTGAATTATTATCTAAAAAAACCGCTATTATTTAAGCTAAATTTAATGATTATCGTATTACAATCTTTTCAAAGAAAAAGGGTTTAAAAAATCCTTGAGAGTTGGTAACTCTTAAGAATCTGTATTTAGTGTAGTGGTGTTGCGATCACCATTAGCACTATCATGATTATGATCAGCTTCATGCTTACTCCTTTTTTTGGGAATTTTTGCGTGTTTTAAT
Protein-coding regions in this window:
- the pdxA gene encoding 4-hydroxythreonine-4-phosphate dehydrogenase, with the translated sequence MAKKKIAISCGDIQGVGLELILKSHKEVSAICEPLYLVHSELLERANQLLHNAYETKTLNAIAIDAPLPLLNSSTIGKVSAQSGAYSFESFKKACELADSKEVDGICTLPINKLAWQQAQIPFVGHTDFLKQRYKDHQIIMMLGCSKLFVGLFSDHVPLSAVSQLIQVEALVKFLLAFQKSTQAKIVQVCGFNPHAGEEGLFGEEDEKILKAIQESNQTLGFECFLGPLPADSAFAPNKRKITPFYVSMSHDVGLAPLKALYFDESINVSLNAPILRASTDHGTAFDIAYQNKANHKSYLNAIKYLA
- the tsaD gene encoding tRNA (adenosine(37)-N6)-threonylcarbamoyltransferase complex transferase subunit TsaD, translated to MILSIESSCDDSSLALTRIEDAKLIAHFKISQEKHHSSYGGVVPELASRLHAENLPLLLERVKISLNKDFSKLKAIAITNQPGLSVTLIEGLMMAKALSLSLNLPLILEDHLRGHVYSLFINEKQTRMPLSVLLVSGGHSLILEARDYEDIKIVATSLDDSFGESFDKVSKMLDLGYPGGPIVEKLALDYAHPNEPLMFPIPLKNSPNLAFSFSGLKNAVRLEVEKNAHNLNDEVKQKISYHFQSAAIEHLIQQTKRYFKIKRPKIFGIVGGASQNLALRKAFENLCAEFDCELVLAPLEFCSDNAAMIGRSSLEAYQKKRFVPLEKADISPRTLLKKAFE